Proteins from a genomic interval of Panthera tigris isolate Pti1 chromosome A2, P.tigris_Pti1_mat1.1, whole genome shotgun sequence:
- the LLCFC1 gene encoding sperm-egg fusion protein LLCFC1: MEGKGRKRCREVLCRAAFLAAILLLLRVKGVKLQKGSLDPNERSQNEKTPSTDQDQENFEEHFVASSVGEMWQVVDMAQQEDDGTSDTAALRDHLFNLAFCFNLASIMVFL, from the exons atggaagggaagggaagaaaacggTGCAGGGAAGTG CTCTGCAGGGCAGCATTCCTGGCTGCCATCTTGCTGCTGCTGCGGGTCAAGGGAGTGAAGCTTCAGAAAGGCAGCCTGGATCCCAACGAGAGGAGTCAGAACGAGAAAACACCCTCCACAG ACCAGGATCAAGAGAACTTTGAAGAGCACTTTGTGGCCTCCTCCGTGGGGGAGATGTGGCAGGTTGTGGACATGGCCCAACAAGAGGATGACGGGACATCAGACACAGCAGCCCTTCGTGACCACCTATTTAACCTAGCCTTCTGCTTCAATCTGGCCAGCATCATGGTTTTTTTATGA